In the genome of Maribacter forsetii DSM 18668, the window ACCGGTAAAATGATATTTTTACAGGGCAGCCCTGTTTTAACAGAGAAAAACGGAGTAAAATTAGGTAGGCTTTCTGGTATTTCGGCACATTATGTTCCTAATTATTTGCAGAAAAATAGAATGCCAAGTTGGGAAACTAATTGCATTGAGGATTGGGAAACGAAAGTGAATGCCATTGTTGAAGAAACCAAGAATGAAGATATGACGGTAATTGCCGGTATACCATCATGGGTTCAAATGTACTTTGAAAAACTAAAGGAAAATACCAATGAGTATGTAGGTGATTTGTTCAAGAATTTTGAACTTTTCATTTATGGCGGAGTAAACTATGAACCATATCGAAAGAAATTTGAGACATTAATTGGTAGAAAGGTAGCAAGCATAGAACTGTTTCCGGCAAGTGAAGGTTTCTTTGCCTATCAGAATTCTCAGACAGAAAAAGGTATGTTGCTGCTTTTAGATGCAGGAATATTTTATGAGTTCGTAAGATCAGAAGAATTTTTTGACGAGCATCCAAAAAGAATCACTTTAAAAGATGTGGAGATTGGCATTGATTACGTTATGATCATTACCACAAATGCTGGATTATGGGCATACAACTTAGGTGATACCATTCGGTTTATTTCAACGTATCCTTTCAAAATTCTAGTATCTGGGCGTATTAAGCATTTTATTTCTGCTTTTGGGGAACACGTTATTGCCAAAGAAGTGGAAGAGGCTATGTTGGTAGCTACAAAGGCAACCGATGCCAGTGTAAGTGAATTTACGGTGGCACCACAAATTACTCCGAAAGAAAATGAATTGCCTTATCATGAGTGGTTTATAGAATTTGAGAAATTACCGTCTGATATGGCGCTATTTATACAAGAATTAGATTCGGCACTTCAAAAACAAAACAGTTATTATTATGACCTTATTGTAGGTAAGGTGCTGCAAACTTTAAAAGTAACCGCTGTGGAAAGTGGAGGTTTTTTAGAGTACATGAAATCAATAGGTAAGCTCGGTGGACAAAACAAAGTTCAGCGGCTATCTAACGACCGAAAAGTGGTTAAGGGACTGTCAAAATATAAGGTTGATAACAACTAGCTTTTAAATAACAAATTATAAATCGTAATTTCGTTTGAAATCATAAATGGGAAAAGCAATAACAACAACAAGAGCGCAAGAGTCTACAAATGCCATAGAACGCATGTATATTACTATGCGTCATCTTTTTAATAGAGGTTTTTATAAGCCAAACGGAGTGTCTGGTGAAGCTCTAAAAAATGCCTTACTACAATTAAGACCTGAAATATATGGTTCTTTAGGAGAAGATAAGGCAGAGTTAAGTGGCTTAATTTATGTGCTCGAAAGGTTACCTGAAGGTATTGAACAATGTTCATTCATAAATTTAACTTCAGATGAAGGTTATGGTATTTCTCATATTAACCCAATCATTCCACCCAAAAGAAGAAGAAACTGTTATCGTATTGATGATGAGCAAATGAATATTGAAATCACTAGAGGTCGTTCAGACATCTATGATATTCTTACTCACCTAACTTTCTTATTCATTGAATCTGAAAAAATATGTAAACGTGTTTTAATAACAGATACAGAAAGAACTATAAGAGATTGGACGAAGCTTGAGGCAGCGGTTAAAAATGAAGATTTGTCTCAAGCTGAGCGAGAAATTGCTCTTATACACACAGCAAACATTTTAGGTAGGTCTTTTGAAGAAATCTTAGAAGTCTATAAAAAGTTTAGCACTAAAACCAACCCTGATAGATTTTTAAAAGTGATTTATTGGTTAGGTAAACTAGCCTTAGATGAAGAAATCTCAGGTGAAAAAAGAGCGGTTACATTTAGTGCTTTGCTAAGAGAGCGATTAGGACATCATATTCATGGAGAAAGATGGGCAAATAACATTAAGGAGGTTTTAACTAAAAATAACCTTATGCATAGACCAATTCATATTATCTCTGCGAATATGCATAGTGTCATGAATTCTTTATTTGCCAAAGCAGCTCTTAAAAAGGAGTTTCCAAATACAGATTCATTAGAAATTTTTGAAGCACTTAGTAGCTCTGGTAATGCAGCGTTAAGAAAAAAAGTAACCGACCTGGCTGAGAAGAACGGTATGATCATTATGGATGATACCTCAGGAACTAATATAGATGTACAAATATTTGATACGGCAAAAATAAAAATTAACAATTGCTCGTACGAGTTTTCTGAAGAAGAAGTTGATAAAAAACCTGTTATATTTGTAATGGATTACGCATTTGGCGAGCAGGCGTATGAAACAATTGATGAATTATTGAAACCATACAATACCAAAAAGAACAATGTGTCTTTGATAAATGTTGATTCTGTTTCAATAATGGGAAAAGCAGGTATTCTAGAAGGTGGAAAAGGAGACTTAATGATACCTTCTGCACATATATTTGAAGGAACAGCAGATAATTACCCATTTAAAAATGAATTGTGTGCTAAAGACTTTGAAGGTTACGGCTTAGAGGTTTTTGAAGGTACGATGGTGACTGTTTTAGGAACATCACTTCAAAACAAAGACATTTTGAAGTTCTTTCATAAATCAACTTGGAATGTAATTGGTTTAGAGATGGAAGGTGTGCATTACCAAAAAGCAATACAATCAGCTTCTAAGATAAGAAAGAGTATTGGAGAAGATGTAAAGGTACGTTATGCCTATTATGCATCAGATAACCCTTTAGAAACCGGAAGTACACTAGCATCTGGTGGATTAGGTACAACAGGGGTAAAACCAACGTACTTAATTACTGATAAAATTTTAAAGCAAATATTTAACACATAGAATGGCAAGCAATCAACAACCATCTACTCAAAACAATTCTGATGAAATTGATTTGGGACAATTATTTCAATTAATAGTAAGAGGCTTTAATGCCATTTTTCGCTGGGTTTTAAGAGTATTTCTATACCTTAAAAAGAATATGCTTTTACTTATCGGTCTTGTCGTCGTTGGCCTTGCAATTGGTTATGGTTTAAACCAAATTATATCAAAAAAGTATAAAACCGAGGTGATTGTAAAACCTCAAATTGAAAGTAAAAATTACTTATATGATGTTGTAGCCGAGATTCAATCTAATATTAAGTCAAAAGACACCTTGTTTTTTATATCTATAGGTATAGAAGATGTAGATTTTAACGGTTTGGATATTGAAATATCTAGAGTAGCTGAGGTTGGTAATTCAGAGAGTGATCTTAAATATTTAGAGTTACTTCAAAGTTTTGAAAATACAGATGCCATAGCAGATATTGTTAGGGCAGAGTTACAGAATAAGAGTTCATTTAACCATAGAATTACATTCTACTATAAAAACGCTGATTTTGGAAGGGAATTTGCTCAAAAAATATTAAACTATATTAATACTAATACGTATTTCAATAGACTTTTAGAAGTGCATAAAGGTAATGCAAAAGCTCGCATTTTAGAAGATCAAAAGCTGTTGGCTCAAGTTGATCAAATTATAACTAACTATACGACAGGTTTAGCAAGCAAAGAGAGTTCCTCTTCAAATGATAGAATTGTTTTAGACAATCAAGATCAAGTCAATATTGCTGATGTTTTTGAGTATAAAACAGGTTTAATTAGAGATATTGAAACTAAGAAGTTAGAATTAGAAGAGCGAACAGTACCGGTGAGTATTATTAACTTAGGTCAACCTCAAGTAGAGCAAAAGTCGTTTTTCGGTGAAAGCCTTGTATTGATACCTATTATATTTGTTTCGGTGTTTTTTATATTGTCAGCCTTGGTTTATTTAAATCGAAAATCAAAATCTATACTGTAATTTATGGTTCACCACCAATCTAACAAGACAATTTTAATTACTGGTGGAGCTGGTTTTATTGGGAGTAATTTTATTCCTTTTTTTTTAGATAAAAATCCAAGTATCAATGTCGTAAATTTAGATGTATTGACATATGCTGGAGATTTGGGAAACCTTAAGGAAGTTGAGAAACACCCAAATTATACATTCATAAAAGGAGATATATGCGATAAACTTATGGTTAAGCATTTATTTGAGGATTATAACATTAGTGGCGTAATAAATTTTGCAGCAGAATCTCATGTAGATAATTCAATAGATTCACCGAGACAATTCATAAAAACAAATATAGAAGGTACTTTTAATCTTTTAGAAAATGCCAGGATTTTTTGGAAGGGTAAAAACAATAAGTTCCATCATATATCAACGGATGAAGTGTATGGGTCTTTAGGTGAAAATGGATTCTTCACAGAGGAATCGAACTACCAGCCAAATAGCCCCTACAGTGCATCTAAGGCATCTTCTGATTTTTTGGTCAGAAGTTATCATCATACATATGGCATGAATGTGGTAACTAGTAATTGTTCCAATAATTATGGTCCTAAACAACATGATGAAAAATTGATTCCTACAATAATTAGGTCTGCCATCAATGGTTTAAAGATTCCCATTTATGGGAATGGAAAAAATGTAAGAGACTGGTTATTTGTTAATGATCATTGTACAGGTATAGACTCTATTTTTCACAAAGGAAAAGCGGGAGAAACTTATTTGTTAGGAGGGAATAATGAATACGATAATTTGACAATAGCGACGAAGATTTGTGAAATTTTAGATTTAAAAATCCCTAAGAAAAAGGGAAGTTTTAAAAAACAAATTGAATTTGTTGAAGATCGTCTAGGACACGATTTTAGGTATGCAATTGATGCGTCAAAGGTTTTAAAAGAACTAAGTTGGAAAGCCAATGAAAGCTTTGATACTGGTCTAGAGAAAACTGTTCAATGGTATTTAAACAAATATCAACTTTAAATTTATGAAAGGAATCATACTTGCAGGTGGTACTGGATCACGTTTATGGCCGTTGACAAAGGCTTTGAGTAAGCAACTCATGCCTATATATGATAAACCAATGATATACTACCCCTTGTCTACGTTAATGACAACAGGTATTCGCGAAATTTTAATTATTACTACTCCCGAAGATTTACCTTTATTTAAAAAGTTACTTTCAGACGGTAGTCAGTTAGGTTGTAGATTTGAATATGCCGTTCAATCAGAACCCAAGGGATTAGCAGAAGCATTTATTATTGGGAAAAAATTTATTGGCTCAAGCAAAGTGGCATTGATACTTGGTGATAATATTTTCTATGGAAATGGTCTTGAGAAATTATTAAAGGAAAATTATAAACCAGACGGGGGTGTAATTTATGGATATCACGTTAATAACCCCAAAAGATACGGTGTGGTAGAGTTTGATGCTAAGGGGAAAGCTATTTCAATAGTTGAAAAACCTAAAACACCTAAATCTAATTACGCCATTCCTGGAATTTACTTTTACGATAACGAAGTAATAGAAATTGCTGAAAATATAGAACCTAGCAGTAGAGGAGAATTAGAAATTACAGATGTTAATGTTGCTTATTTAGAAAAGGGAAAGTTACAAGTAAGTGTTCTTGATAAGGGAATTGCATGGCTTGATACCGGTACATTCAGTTCTCTAATGCAAGCTTCTCAATTTGTGCAGGTTATTGAAGAACGACAAGGATTAAAAATAGGTTGTATAGAAGAAGTAGCTTTTACTCAGGGCTTTATTGATGCAAAGCAACTTGAAAAACTAGCAAAACCTTTGTTAAAGAGCGGTTATGGCGAATATTTAATGAATTTGATTAAATGAAAATAACCGAAACAAAATTGAAAGGCTGCTTAATTCTAGAGCCTCAAATTTTTGAAGATAATAGAGGTATCTTTTTTGAAGTCTTTAAAAAAAAGAAACTTGAAAGTGTTTTAGGGTATGAAGTAGATTTTGTACAAGAGAACACATCTATCTCTAAGAAAGGAGTTTTAAGAGGCTTACATTTTCAAACAGGAGATAGCGCGCAAGCAAAGTTAGTTTCGGTTCAAAATGGCAGCGTAGTCGATGTTATCGTTGATGTTAGGTCAGATAGCGCATCATTTGGTCAACACATTAAGGTTAATTTATCGGAGGAAAATAGAAAAAGTATTTTTATTCCAAAAGGTATGGCTCATGGTTTTTTAACTCTTACCGATCAAGTGGTGTTCAATTATTTATGTGATAACTATTATAACCCTGGTAAAGAGTCGGGCATATTATATAATGATTCTGACTTAGCAATAGATTGGGGTTTTCCTTTATCAGAATTAATTGTGTCAGAAAAAGACTTGTTATTACCGACTTTCAAAAAAATTATGCAATGAAGAAGGTATTAGTTACAGGGGCCAATGGTCAGCTAGGACAGTGTTTACAGAAAATTGCTCCAAACAATAAGGACTTAGCTTTTGTGTTTAAGAGTTCCAAGGAGTTAGATATTACACATAAAGAGCAAATGAATTCTTTATTTGCAATAGAAGATTTTAATTACTGTATAAACTGTGCTGCCTATACAAACGTTGAACAGGCAGAAAAAACACCTGAAATAGCTTTTAAGGTAAATGCGGAAGGGGTTAAAAATCTGGCTTTAATATGTAGGGAATATGATACATTTTTAATACATATTTCTACGGATTATGTATTTGATGGTGAAAAGGATGAACCGTATACCGTAAAGGATGTGCCTAACCCAATTAATGAATATGGTAAATCTAAATTACTAGGTGAAAAGCATATTCAAGAGATAATAGACAATTATTGTATTATCAGAACATCTTGGTTGTATTCTGAATTTGGAAAAAATTTTTATACTTCTATCTTGAAAAAAGCTAAGGTAGGAGAGAATCTTTCGGTAACAGATAGTCAGACAGGCTGTCCTACGAATGCAAATAATTTGGCGGAATATATATTAAAATTGATTCGCTTGCAAAAAAATGAATATGGTATTTACCATTTTACAGATGGTGAAGCTATGACATGGTATGATTTTGCCGAAAGTATTTTAAATAAAAATGAATTACTCAACAAAGTGGCATTCATTAAGGATAAGAATTATCGTACTTTTGCTAGGAGACCAAAATATAGTGTGTTAAAAATTTTCAGATAATAGAGTCTTAAAATTATTTAAGTTCGTTAACTTTTTAGATTTTTATCAAAATTATTAATATTTATTAAATGTTTAAGGTTAGTCTTAAAAATGGTAAAAGCTTTCTTAGTGATGCTGATAAATCGATATTAGAATCTGCTATAGAATCAAAAATTGTATTGGAGCATAGCTGTAAGACTGCTAGATGTAGAAGCTGCTTAGTAAGAGTAAATCAAGGTGAAACAGAAGATATCTTTCAAGATAACATACTTTCTAACGAGGAAAAAAGACAAGGTTATGTTCTTTCGTGTAATGTTAAGCCATTAAGCGATTTAATGCTGGATATAGAGGATTTAGGAAATGTACTACTTAGTAGGGCAAAAACTTTTCCTGCTAAAATTCAAGAGATAAATCATATTACAGAGGACTTAATTGATATTAAACTTCGATTACCACCTAATACTGATTTTAATTTTTTGCCAGGGCAATATGTAAATATTGTAAAAGGAAGCATGCGCAGAAGTTATTCTATAGCAAACAATCCAAAGTCTGGCGAATATTTAGAGTTTTTGATAAAAAATTATCCTAATGGGGTAATGAGTAATTATTGGTTTAATGAAGCAAAAAAGAATGACGTATTAAGATTGCACGGTCCACAAGGAACTTTCTTTTTACGTAACAAGCCGTGTAAAACGATTATATTTTTAGCTACAGGAACAGGAATTGCACCTATAAAGTCAATTTTAGAGAAAATGGCTTCAGAAGGAACAAATAATAATGAGGTGCTGTTATTCTGGGGAGGAAGAAACGCCAAATCTCTTTTTATTGATAGCTTGCCATTAATTGGCAATAATTTTTATAAGGTAGTTTCAAGACCAAATGAAAATTGGAAGGGTCACATTGGTTATATTCAAGACACCCTCCTTACTGTTAAAAAAGATTTATCTGATTGTGTAGTTTTTGCTTGTGGGTCAAATGAAATGATAGCCTCTTCGAGAGAGCTATTAATAAATAAAGGACTTAAAGAAGCTGATTTTTTTTCTGATGCCTTTGTAAGTTCTAATTAAATAAAATAAAAAATGAAAGCAGTAATTCTTGCCGGAGGTTTAGGTACAAGATTAAGTGAGGAAACAGTGTCCAAACCAAAACCTATGGTTGAAATTGGAGGTAAGCCTATTTTATGGCATATAATGAAAATATATTCCTATTATGGTATTAATGATTTTATAATTTGTTGTGGATACAAAGGTTATGTAATAAAGGAATATTTTGCAAACTATTTTTTGCATCAATCAGATGTTACCTTTAATATGAAAGACAACAAAATGATGGTTCATGAAAAAAGAGCAGAACCTTGGACGATAACTTTAGTTGACACAGGTGATAAATCGATGACTGGAGGGCGATTAAAACGCGTTAAGAAATACCTTGAAAATGAAGAAACATTTTGTTTTACTTATGGAGATGGTGTAGCCGATAT includes:
- a CDS encoding GH3 family domain-containing protein; the protein is MSLKTIAAKIFAHRIAKRTAKWVDNPIETQEKVFRSLISKASDTRFGKDHGFKTIKKHSDFIAQVPIRDYEELKDYVNLSVAGEEDILWPGKPLYFAKTSGTTSGAKYIPITEGSIKEQVKASRNAILNYIHESGNADFVTGKMIFLQGSPVLTEKNGVKLGRLSGISAHYVPNYLQKNRMPSWETNCIEDWETKVNAIVEETKNEDMTVIAGIPSWVQMYFEKLKENTNEYVGDLFKNFELFIYGGVNYEPYRKKFETLIGRKVASIELFPASEGFFAYQNSQTEKGMLLLLDAGIFYEFVRSEEFFDEHPKRITLKDVEIGIDYVMIITTNAGLWAYNLGDTIRFISTYPFKILVSGRIKHFISAFGEHVIAKEVEEAMLVATKATDASVSEFTVAPQITPKENELPYHEWFIEFEKLPSDMALFIQELDSALQKQNSYYYDLIVGKVLQTLKVTAVESGGFLEYMKSIGKLGGQNKVQRLSNDRKVVKGLSKYKVDNN
- a CDS encoding DUF6909 family protein, translating into MGKAITTTRAQESTNAIERMYITMRHLFNRGFYKPNGVSGEALKNALLQLRPEIYGSLGEDKAELSGLIYVLERLPEGIEQCSFINLTSDEGYGISHINPIIPPKRRRNCYRIDDEQMNIEITRGRSDIYDILTHLTFLFIESEKICKRVLITDTERTIRDWTKLEAAVKNEDLSQAEREIALIHTANILGRSFEEILEVYKKFSTKTNPDRFLKVIYWLGKLALDEEISGEKRAVTFSALLRERLGHHIHGERWANNIKEVLTKNNLMHRPIHIISANMHSVMNSLFAKAALKKEFPNTDSLEIFEALSSSGNAALRKKVTDLAEKNGMIIMDDTSGTNIDVQIFDTAKIKINNCSYEFSEEEVDKKPVIFVMDYAFGEQAYETIDELLKPYNTKKNNVSLINVDSVSIMGKAGILEGGKGDLMIPSAHIFEGTADNYPFKNELCAKDFEGYGLEVFEGTMVTVLGTSLQNKDILKFFHKSTWNVIGLEMEGVHYQKAIQSASKIRKSIGEDVKVRYAYYASDNPLETGSTLASGGLGTTGVKPTYLITDKILKQIFNT
- the rfbB gene encoding dTDP-glucose 4,6-dehydratase, producing the protein MVHHQSNKTILITGGAGFIGSNFIPFFLDKNPSINVVNLDVLTYAGDLGNLKEVEKHPNYTFIKGDICDKLMVKHLFEDYNISGVINFAAESHVDNSIDSPRQFIKTNIEGTFNLLENARIFWKGKNNKFHHISTDEVYGSLGENGFFTEESNYQPNSPYSASKASSDFLVRSYHHTYGMNVVTSNCSNNYGPKQHDEKLIPTIIRSAINGLKIPIYGNGKNVRDWLFVNDHCTGIDSIFHKGKAGETYLLGGNNEYDNLTIATKICEILDLKIPKKKGSFKKQIEFVEDRLGHDFRYAIDASKVLKELSWKANESFDTGLEKTVQWYLNKYQL
- the rfbA gene encoding glucose-1-phosphate thymidylyltransferase RfbA, encoding MKGIILAGGTGSRLWPLTKALSKQLMPIYDKPMIYYPLSTLMTTGIREILIITTPEDLPLFKKLLSDGSQLGCRFEYAVQSEPKGLAEAFIIGKKFIGSSKVALILGDNIFYGNGLEKLLKENYKPDGGVIYGYHVNNPKRYGVVEFDAKGKAISIVEKPKTPKSNYAIPGIYFYDNEVIEIAENIEPSSRGELEITDVNVAYLEKGKLQVSVLDKGIAWLDTGTFSSLMQASQFVQVIEERQGLKIGCIEEVAFTQGFIDAKQLEKLAKPLLKSGYGEYLMNLIK
- the rfbC gene encoding dTDP-4-dehydrorhamnose 3,5-epimerase, giving the protein MKITETKLKGCLILEPQIFEDNRGIFFEVFKKKKLESVLGYEVDFVQENTSISKKGVLRGLHFQTGDSAQAKLVSVQNGSVVDVIVDVRSDSASFGQHIKVNLSEENRKSIFIPKGMAHGFLTLTDQVVFNYLCDNYYNPGKESGILYNDSDLAIDWGFPLSELIVSEKDLLLPTFKKIMQ
- the rfbD gene encoding dTDP-4-dehydrorhamnose reductase; protein product: MKKVLVTGANGQLGQCLQKIAPNNKDLAFVFKSSKELDITHKEQMNSLFAIEDFNYCINCAAYTNVEQAEKTPEIAFKVNAEGVKNLALICREYDTFLIHISTDYVFDGEKDEPYTVKDVPNPINEYGKSKLLGEKHIQEIIDNYCIIRTSWLYSEFGKNFYTSILKKAKVGENLSVTDSQTGCPTNANNLAEYILKLIRLQKNEYGIYHFTDGEAMTWYDFAESILNKNELLNKVAFIKDKNYRTFARRPKYSVLKIFR
- a CDS encoding FAD-binding oxidoreductase; translation: MFKVSLKNGKSFLSDADKSILESAIESKIVLEHSCKTARCRSCLVRVNQGETEDIFQDNILSNEEKRQGYVLSCNVKPLSDLMLDIEDLGNVLLSRAKTFPAKIQEINHITEDLIDIKLRLPPNTDFNFLPGQYVNIVKGSMRRSYSIANNPKSGEYLEFLIKNYPNGVMSNYWFNEAKKNDVLRLHGPQGTFFLRNKPCKTIIFLATGTGIAPIKSILEKMASEGTNNNEVLLFWGGRNAKSLFIDSLPLIGNNFYKVVSRPNENWKGHIGYIQDTLLTVKKDLSDCVVFACGSNEMIASSRELLINKGLKEADFFSDAFVSSN
- the rfbF gene encoding glucose-1-phosphate cytidylyltransferase, yielding MKAVILAGGLGTRLSEETVSKPKPMVEIGGKPILWHIMKIYSYYGINDFIICCGYKGYVIKEYFANYFLHQSDVTFNMKDNKMMVHEKRAEPWTITLVDTGDKSMTGGRLKRVKKYLENEETFCFTYGDGVADIDIHSLIEFHKSHGKDATLTATFPPGRFGALEIVDGQVNKFQEKPRGDGALINGGFFVLSPKVIDRIDGDESVWEQEPLKNLAVDSQLMAYKHTGFWQPMDTLRDKNHLENLWDSNKAPWKLWTEE